A region of the Halalkalicoccus tibetensis genome:
TGGCGTCTTCTGCGCTTGAGTCCTGTACGGTGGCAACGACCTCGTTAGGATCCGCCGGGTTGTGGGTGTCGAACGTCTCCCCAGTTTCGGAGGCGCACCACTCGCCGTCGATGTAGTTCTCGTACGTTTGAGCCATCACTGCTATTGTATCTATCCGAGGTACACCATTCTTTTGGTTTGCGATTGTGGGTGCGATAATCCTCCCTCTACAATTATGGATCTTAGGATCCAGTTGTCACCGTTACTGGTTCATCAAATTCAAGTGAGACCCTTGACCAATCTCACCGAAAGATCCTTCTCAAACTTTCTGGTCTGCTTACGGTTATCTCTCTATCTTCGAGTGTTCAGAGATGACTGTGAATCGTACTCTTTGGATGTCCGAGTCTGTCATCTAGTTCTGTTACTGCAAATGGGTTTTGCTCTTGAAAGGTTTCGATAATATTGAATGTGATCTCTACTGACTGGAGTGTTTGTGTAGGACATTCTTCATGTACGATTCCCTACTGGAGCTTTCTCTTTTCGGCTATGTAGATCTGTTCCTTCTAGAGGAGCTACTAGATATAAGTTTGTATTCGTCTATTCTCGGTATTACTGGTGAGCCCCGGGTGAATATTCTGTTTTCTACTTTATAGTTAATTCACCCAACTAATTTATTACAACCATACTCTTGTAATTCTCTGTTCCCCTCTGAAGAACAGCGCTAGATGAAAGACCATTAACAATACCAGTTATTATATAATTCCGTAACTATGTATTGTGAACTTGTTGCAACTTCAACTGATTTATGAAGGGAAACTGCTCTAAGTAACTTTCTAAACAGATAATTTTGATAAATCGTTATTATAAGATATTTCCGAGCTTTCCAGAATTTT
Encoded here:
- a CDS encoding helix-turn-helix domain-containing protein; the protein is MVHEECPTQTLQSVEITFNIIETFQEQNPFAVTELDDRLGHPKSTIHSHL